In one window of Syngnathus typhle isolate RoL2023-S1 ecotype Sweden linkage group LG7, RoL_Styp_1.0, whole genome shotgun sequence DNA:
- the gtse1 gene encoding G2 and S phase-expressed protein 1 isoform X3, with the protein MERRAGSDAIYLLDEKFDFDVSLSPDGSWCAEGGDDVFVEPSRHPPNNFESPWSPLSGDQLDAVCQEAKRLAQQLRLHGQDGEDAREHFIQDGAAKLDLLAAPPGLCSPAIRQTFLVQDSPMKDLPPAIRQRLKQGNAPPPPPATRLSARLNASGPTGVKTRAALRGKAGLGAVLPSKPAVPRTSSSAAAQKARVQAPGKVASSPHLSGRPKSREDIATDSARVASDVTDLSLNGSTLGRGRKRTLAAPAAKVTRRQSGTKVTAPLKSRNPVEGRKTSSSSSSVSSFNSSLSLSPATGKLNSSQDRAFTSSTVPGDAGRPANQNKRRSGLATASPSLASSAAALPGRARKLSESVKAGGGVTPQRQTASAKRTLDKTSAQNGLKAKITAAAPGKTPTHSREITPPGFCSPDVSKVLKPERRPMSMATMDSLHQKAWSGSVTPPAGPSGPLQLRSQRPSGLPTPLKRRGSAIPGPTPGSHRRTASDRPPRTCFSPAPRDWNMAAAAAEPVVVQAFCLEEEEPPAAPGQSDELQPESAQQEVLLLDLPTPLLPTHEKALIDLLNTPDLVRNSTKSCAATQLIDLSSPLIKWSPEDKKENTATLINLSF; encoded by the exons ATGGAGCGTCGAGCAGGCAGCG ATGCCATTTATCTGCTGGACGAGAAGTTCGACTTCGATGTTTCTCTGTCACCTGACGG CTCCTGGTGTGCAGAAGGCGGGGATGATGTCTTTGTGGAGCCATCCCGCCATCCGCCCAATAACTTTGAATCCCCCTGGAGTCCGCTGTCGGGGGACCAGCTGGACGCCGTGTGCCAGGAAGCCAAGCGATTGGCCCAACAGCTGCGGCTCCACGGCCAGGATGGCGAAGACGCACGGGAACACTTCATTCAGGACGGCGCCGCCAAACTGGATCTGCTGGCGGCACCTCCCGGCCTGTGCAGCCCCGCCATACGTCAGACCTTCCTGGTGCAGGACAGTCCTATGAAAGACCTGCCTCCGGCCATCCGCCAGCGCTTGAAGCAAGGAaacgcgccgccgccgcccccggcGACGCGTCTTTCAGCTCGGCTCAACGCCTCCGGCCCGACGGGCGTCAAGACCAGGGCGGCGCTGCGCGGGAAAGCCGGCTTGGGTGCCGTGCTGCCCAGCAAGCCGGCCGTCCCCAGGACTTCCTCTTCGGCCGCTGCTCAGAAAGCCCGAGTGCAAGCGCCTGGCAAA GTTGCCTCGAGTCCTCATCTCTCCGGCCGGCCCAAGTCCCGTGAGGATATTGCGACCGATTCGGCCAGAGTGGCATCAGACGTCACTGACTTGTCCCTCAATGGTAGCACGCTGGGGAGGGGGAGGAAGCGCACGCTGGCTGCACCCGCCGCCAAG GTTACGAGGAGGCAGTCCGGTACAAAGGTGACGGCGCCGCTGAAAAGCCGCAACCCCGTCGAAGGCCGCAAAACGTCCTCATCTTCGTCCTCTGTATCCAGCTTCAACTCCAGCCTGTCCCTGTCTCCAGCCACAG GGAAGCTGAACTCCTCGCAGGACCGCGCTTTCACCTCCTCCACCGTCCCTGGCGACGCCGGCCGGCCCGCCAATCAAAACAAACGCCGCTCTGGCCTCGCGACGGCGTCACCGTCGTTAGCGTCCTCTGCTGCCGCGCTACCCGGCCGAGCCAGAAAGCTGTCGGAGAGTGTCAAGGCCGGCGGCGGGGTCACGCCGCAGCGCCAGACTGCGTCTGCTAAAAGAACCTTGGACAAAACCTCAGCTCAAAATGGACTCAAGGCAAAAATCACAGCTGCAGCGCCAGGCAAGACGCCCACACATAGCAGAGAAATCACACCTCCAG GTTTTTGTTCTCCTGATGTTTCCAAGGTACTCAAACCAGAGCGACGACCTATGTCCATGGCCACTATGGACAG CCTCCATCAAAAGGCGTGGAGTGGCTCGGTGACGCCCCCCGCAGGTCCAAGCGGGCCTCTGCAGTTACGCTCCCAGCGTCCCTCCGGTCTCCCCACGCCGCTCAAACGCCGGGGGTCGGCCATCCCCGGGCCGACACCCGGCAGCCACCGCAGAACCGCCTCAGACCGCCCCCCTCGGACTTGCTTCAG TCCCGCCCCCAGAGACTGGaatatggcggcggcggcggcggagcctGTAGTCGTGCAGGCCTTCtgtctggaggaggaggagcctcCGGCGGCGCC CGGCCAATCGGATGAGCTTCAGCCGGAGAGCGCCCAACAAGAG GTTCTTCTGCTGGACCTTCCCACTCCGCTTCTCCCGACTCATGAGAAAGCGCTCATCGACCTGCTCAACACCCCAGACTTGGTCCGCAACAGCACCAAGAGCTGTGCCGCAACGCAG CTGATTGACCTAAGCTCGCCACTCATCAAGTGGAGCCCGGAAGACAAGAAGGAGAACACTGCCACCCTCATCAACCTCTCCTTTTGA
- the gtse1 gene encoding G2 and S phase-expressed protein 1 isoform X1, protein MERRAGSDAIYLLDEKFDFDVSLSPDGSWCAEGGDDVFVEPSRHPPNNFESPWSPLSGDQLDAVCQEAKRLAQQLRLHGQDGEDAREHFIQDGAAKLDLLAAPPGLCSPAIRQTFLVQDSPMKDLPPAIRQRLKQGNAPPPPPATRLSARLNASGPTGVKTRAALRGKAGLGAVLPSKPAVPRTSSSAAAQKARVQAPGKVASSPHLSGRPKSREDIATDSARVASDVTDLSLNGSTLGRGRKRTLAAPAAKVTRRQSGTKVTAPLKSRNPVEGRKTSSSSSSVSSFNSSLSLSPATGKLNSSQDRAFTSSTVPGDAGRPANQNKRRSGLATASPSLASSAAALPGRARKLSESVKAGGGVTPQRQTASAKRTLDKTSAQNGLKAKITAAAPGKTPTHSREITPPGFCSPDVSKVLKPERRPMSMATMDSLHQKAWSGSVTPPAGPSGPLQLRSQRPSGLPTPLKRRGSAIPGPTPGSHRRTASDRPPRTCFSPAPRDWNMAAAAAEPVVVQAFCLEEEEPPAAPGQSERTASAEPATRGQSDELQPESAQQEVLLLDLPTPLLPTHEKALIDLLNTPDLVRNSTKSCAATQLIDLSSPLIKWSPEDKKENTATLINLSF, encoded by the exons ATGGAGCGTCGAGCAGGCAGCG ATGCCATTTATCTGCTGGACGAGAAGTTCGACTTCGATGTTTCTCTGTCACCTGACGG CTCCTGGTGTGCAGAAGGCGGGGATGATGTCTTTGTGGAGCCATCCCGCCATCCGCCCAATAACTTTGAATCCCCCTGGAGTCCGCTGTCGGGGGACCAGCTGGACGCCGTGTGCCAGGAAGCCAAGCGATTGGCCCAACAGCTGCGGCTCCACGGCCAGGATGGCGAAGACGCACGGGAACACTTCATTCAGGACGGCGCCGCCAAACTGGATCTGCTGGCGGCACCTCCCGGCCTGTGCAGCCCCGCCATACGTCAGACCTTCCTGGTGCAGGACAGTCCTATGAAAGACCTGCCTCCGGCCATCCGCCAGCGCTTGAAGCAAGGAaacgcgccgccgccgcccccggcGACGCGTCTTTCAGCTCGGCTCAACGCCTCCGGCCCGACGGGCGTCAAGACCAGGGCGGCGCTGCGCGGGAAAGCCGGCTTGGGTGCCGTGCTGCCCAGCAAGCCGGCCGTCCCCAGGACTTCCTCTTCGGCCGCTGCTCAGAAAGCCCGAGTGCAAGCGCCTGGCAAA GTTGCCTCGAGTCCTCATCTCTCCGGCCGGCCCAAGTCCCGTGAGGATATTGCGACCGATTCGGCCAGAGTGGCATCAGACGTCACTGACTTGTCCCTCAATGGTAGCACGCTGGGGAGGGGGAGGAAGCGCACGCTGGCTGCACCCGCCGCCAAG GTTACGAGGAGGCAGTCCGGTACAAAGGTGACGGCGCCGCTGAAAAGCCGCAACCCCGTCGAAGGCCGCAAAACGTCCTCATCTTCGTCCTCTGTATCCAGCTTCAACTCCAGCCTGTCCCTGTCTCCAGCCACAG GGAAGCTGAACTCCTCGCAGGACCGCGCTTTCACCTCCTCCACCGTCCCTGGCGACGCCGGCCGGCCCGCCAATCAAAACAAACGCCGCTCTGGCCTCGCGACGGCGTCACCGTCGTTAGCGTCCTCTGCTGCCGCGCTACCCGGCCGAGCCAGAAAGCTGTCGGAGAGTGTCAAGGCCGGCGGCGGGGTCACGCCGCAGCGCCAGACTGCGTCTGCTAAAAGAACCTTGGACAAAACCTCAGCTCAAAATGGACTCAAGGCAAAAATCACAGCTGCAGCGCCAGGCAAGACGCCCACACATAGCAGAGAAATCACACCTCCAG GTTTTTGTTCTCCTGATGTTTCCAAGGTACTCAAACCAGAGCGACGACCTATGTCCATGGCCACTATGGACAG CCTCCATCAAAAGGCGTGGAGTGGCTCGGTGACGCCCCCCGCAGGTCCAAGCGGGCCTCTGCAGTTACGCTCCCAGCGTCCCTCCGGTCTCCCCACGCCGCTCAAACGCCGGGGGTCGGCCATCCCCGGGCCGACACCCGGCAGCCACCGCAGAACCGCCTCAGACCGCCCCCCTCGGACTTGCTTCAG TCCCGCCCCCAGAGACTGGaatatggcggcggcggcggcggagcctGTAGTCGTGCAGGCCTTCtgtctggaggaggaggagcctcCGGCGGCGCCCGGCCAATCGGAGCGCACCGCGAGCGCGGAGCCGGCCACTCGCGGCCAATCGGATGAGCTTCAGCCGGAGAGCGCCCAACAAGAG GTTCTTCTGCTGGACCTTCCCACTCCGCTTCTCCCGACTCATGAGAAAGCGCTCATCGACCTGCTCAACACCCCAGACTTGGTCCGCAACAGCACCAAGAGCTGTGCCGCAACGCAG CTGATTGACCTAAGCTCGCCACTCATCAAGTGGAGCCCGGAAGACAAGAAGGAGAACACTGCCACCCTCATCAACCTCTCCTTTTGA
- the gtse1 gene encoding G2 and S phase-expressed protein 1 isoform X2, whose amino-acid sequence MERRAGSDAIYLLDEKFDFDVSLSPDGSWCAEGGDDVFVEPSRHPPNNFESPWSPLSGDQLDAVCQEAKRLAQQLRLHGQDGEDAREHFIQDGAAKLDLLAAPPGLCSPAIRQTFLVQDSPMKDLPPAIRQRLKQGNAPPPPPATRLSARLNASGPTGVKTRAALRGKAGLGAVLPSKPAVPRTSSSAAAQKARVQAPGKVASSPHLSGRPKSREDIATDSARVASDVTDLSLNGSTLGRGRKRTLAAPAAKVTRRQSGTKVTAPLKSRNPVEGRKTSSSSSSVSSFNSSLSLSPATGKLNSSQDRAFTSSTVPGDAGRPANQNKRRSGLATASPSLASSAAALPGRARKLSESVKAGGGVTPQRQTASAKRTLDKTSAQNGLKAKITAAAPGFCSPDVSKVLKPERRPMSMATMDSLHQKAWSGSVTPPAGPSGPLQLRSQRPSGLPTPLKRRGSAIPGPTPGSHRRTASDRPPRTCFSPAPRDWNMAAAAAEPVVVQAFCLEEEEPPAAPGQSERTASAEPATRGQSDELQPESAQQEVLLLDLPTPLLPTHEKALIDLLNTPDLVRNSTKSCAATQLIDLSSPLIKWSPEDKKENTATLINLSF is encoded by the exons ATGGAGCGTCGAGCAGGCAGCG ATGCCATTTATCTGCTGGACGAGAAGTTCGACTTCGATGTTTCTCTGTCACCTGACGG CTCCTGGTGTGCAGAAGGCGGGGATGATGTCTTTGTGGAGCCATCCCGCCATCCGCCCAATAACTTTGAATCCCCCTGGAGTCCGCTGTCGGGGGACCAGCTGGACGCCGTGTGCCAGGAAGCCAAGCGATTGGCCCAACAGCTGCGGCTCCACGGCCAGGATGGCGAAGACGCACGGGAACACTTCATTCAGGACGGCGCCGCCAAACTGGATCTGCTGGCGGCACCTCCCGGCCTGTGCAGCCCCGCCATACGTCAGACCTTCCTGGTGCAGGACAGTCCTATGAAAGACCTGCCTCCGGCCATCCGCCAGCGCTTGAAGCAAGGAaacgcgccgccgccgcccccggcGACGCGTCTTTCAGCTCGGCTCAACGCCTCCGGCCCGACGGGCGTCAAGACCAGGGCGGCGCTGCGCGGGAAAGCCGGCTTGGGTGCCGTGCTGCCCAGCAAGCCGGCCGTCCCCAGGACTTCCTCTTCGGCCGCTGCTCAGAAAGCCCGAGTGCAAGCGCCTGGCAAA GTTGCCTCGAGTCCTCATCTCTCCGGCCGGCCCAAGTCCCGTGAGGATATTGCGACCGATTCGGCCAGAGTGGCATCAGACGTCACTGACTTGTCCCTCAATGGTAGCACGCTGGGGAGGGGGAGGAAGCGCACGCTGGCTGCACCCGCCGCCAAG GTTACGAGGAGGCAGTCCGGTACAAAGGTGACGGCGCCGCTGAAAAGCCGCAACCCCGTCGAAGGCCGCAAAACGTCCTCATCTTCGTCCTCTGTATCCAGCTTCAACTCCAGCCTGTCCCTGTCTCCAGCCACAG GGAAGCTGAACTCCTCGCAGGACCGCGCTTTCACCTCCTCCACCGTCCCTGGCGACGCCGGCCGGCCCGCCAATCAAAACAAACGCCGCTCTGGCCTCGCGACGGCGTCACCGTCGTTAGCGTCCTCTGCTGCCGCGCTACCCGGCCGAGCCAGAAAGCTGTCGGAGAGTGTCAAGGCCGGCGGCGGGGTCACGCCGCAGCGCCAGACTGCGTCTGCTAAAAGAACCTTGGACAAAACCTCAGCTCAAAATGGACTCAAGGCAAAAATCACAGCTGCAGCGCCAG GTTTTTGTTCTCCTGATGTTTCCAAGGTACTCAAACCAGAGCGACGACCTATGTCCATGGCCACTATGGACAG CCTCCATCAAAAGGCGTGGAGTGGCTCGGTGACGCCCCCCGCAGGTCCAAGCGGGCCTCTGCAGTTACGCTCCCAGCGTCCCTCCGGTCTCCCCACGCCGCTCAAACGCCGGGGGTCGGCCATCCCCGGGCCGACACCCGGCAGCCACCGCAGAACCGCCTCAGACCGCCCCCCTCGGACTTGCTTCAG TCCCGCCCCCAGAGACTGGaatatggcggcggcggcggcggagcctGTAGTCGTGCAGGCCTTCtgtctggaggaggaggagcctcCGGCGGCGCCCGGCCAATCGGAGCGCACCGCGAGCGCGGAGCCGGCCACTCGCGGCCAATCGGATGAGCTTCAGCCGGAGAGCGCCCAACAAGAG GTTCTTCTGCTGGACCTTCCCACTCCGCTTCTCCCGACTCATGAGAAAGCGCTCATCGACCTGCTCAACACCCCAGACTTGGTCCGCAACAGCACCAAGAGCTGTGCCGCAACGCAG CTGATTGACCTAAGCTCGCCACTCATCAAGTGGAGCCCGGAAGACAAGAAGGAGAACACTGCCACCCTCATCAACCTCTCCTTTTGA